One window of Dehalococcoidales bacterium genomic DNA carries:
- a CDS encoding acyl-CoA dehydratase activase: MIYAGVDIGSRAAKAVLLQNNTIISSAIRDTGAESVKTSEELLNELLNGTGIKAGEISYTIATGYGRVLVPYANENVSEISAHAKGINWYFPTVRTILDMGGQDCKAINCDGNGNVTNFVMNDKCAGGTGRFLEMIADVLDIPLNEIGTVSLSSNHEIPFNTICAVFAKTEALRHLRKGVSRADILAGLHEAIATRSFNLLKRVSIEADFAITGGISKNSGLVAKIAEKVQMKPQLCDDPQLCGAIGAALFARDKSAHTNRTKMQYGYEDGTGSYFISLDEGLCDGCGKCADVCPAGIFCLVQRDGYKVAEVKQTAIKRLSALCPGFITCRTGNHGVTCKNVCKHNAIEHSW; the protein is encoded by the coding sequence ATGATATATGCAGGGGTTGATATTGGATCGCGAGCGGCGAAGGCGGTATTGCTCCAGAATAATACTATTATTTCCTCTGCTATTAGGGATACGGGTGCAGAAAGCGTAAAAACTTCAGAAGAACTGCTCAATGAATTACTGAATGGTACTGGTATCAAAGCTGGTGAAATAAGTTATACCATAGCAACTGGGTATGGGCGCGTGCTGGTGCCCTATGCTAATGAAAATGTATCAGAAATAAGTGCGCATGCAAAAGGAATTAACTGGTATTTCCCTACCGTGCGCACAATTTTGGATATGGGCGGGCAAGATTGTAAGGCTATCAATTGCGATGGCAATGGTAATGTAACCAACTTTGTTATGAATGACAAATGCGCTGGAGGAACCGGCCGTTTTTTGGAAATGATAGCTGATGTGTTAGACATTCCGCTTAATGAAATCGGCACGGTTTCGCTTAGTTCGAATCACGAGATTCCATTCAATACAATATGTGCTGTTTTTGCTAAAACAGAAGCCCTGAGGCATCTCAGAAAAGGTGTTTCTCGGGCAGATATTCTGGCCGGGCTGCACGAAGCGATAGCGACACGTTCATTCAATCTTTTAAAACGAGTATCAATAGAAGCTGATTTTGCCATCACTGGAGGTATTTCTAAAAATAGTGGACTGGTTGCAAAGATTGCCGAGAAAGTGCAAATGAAACCACAGCTTTGTGATGATCCTCAGCTATGTGGGGCTATCGGAGCTGCACTTTTTGCGCGGGATAAATCTGCGCATACCAATCGGACTAAAATGCAATACGGGTACGAAGACGGTACTGGCAGTTACTTTATTAGCCTGGATGAGGGATTATGCGATGGATGTGGGAAATGTGCAGATGTTTGCCCTGCAGGTATATTTTGCCTTGTACAACGTGATGGATATAAGGTTGCTGAGGTTAAACAAACGGCGATAAAGCGCCTGTCTGCATTATGCCCTGGATTTATAACCTGCCGCACTGGCAACCATGGAGTTACCTGCAAGAATGTTTGCAAGCACAATGCTATAGAGCACAGCTGGTAA